One genomic window of Motacilla alba alba isolate MOTALB_02 chromosome 1, Motacilla_alba_V1.0_pri, whole genome shotgun sequence includes the following:
- the VPS26C gene encoding vacuolar protein sorting-associated protein 26C, with translation MGTALDVRVKRAGKVYRDGEILSGVVVITSKDTVQHQGISLTMEGSVNLQLSAKNVGVFEAFCNTAKPIQIINSTIEMVKPGKLPSGKTEIPFEFPLQMKGNKVLYETYHGVFVNIQYTLRCDMRRSLLAKDLTKTCEFIVHSLSQKGKLLPSPVDFTITPETLQNVKERASLPKFLIRGHLNSTNCVITQPLTGELVVESAEAAVKSIELQLVRVETCGCAEGYARDATEIQNIQIADGDVCRGLPIPIHMVFPRLFTCPTLETTNFKVEFEVNIVVLLHDDHLITENFPLKLCRM, from the exons ATGGGGACGGCGCTGGACGTGAGGGTGAAGCGCGCCGGGAAGGTCTATCGCGATGGG GAAATTCTTTCTGGAGTGGTGGTCATAACCAGTAAGGACACGGTGCAGCACCAGGGGATCTCCTTAACCATGGAGGGCTCAGTGAATCTGCAGCTCAGTGCCAAAAACGTGGGTGTGTTTGAGGCCTTCTGCAACACTGCCAAG CCTATTCAGATTATCAACAGCACCATTGAAATGGTGAAACCAGGGAAGCTGCCCAGTGGCAAGACAGAAATTCCCTTTGAATTCCCACTGCAGATGAAGGGCAACAAAGTTCTGTATGAGACATACCACGGAGTCTTTGTCAACATCCAG TACACCCTGCGCTGTGACATGAGACGTTCCCTGCTGGCAAAGGACCTGACCAAGACTTGTGAGTTCATTGTCCACTCCCTG TCACAGaaagggaagctgctgccaaGCCCCGTGGACTTCACCATTACTCCTGAAACTCTGCAAAATGTTAAAGAG AGAGcctccctccccaaattcctgaTCAGAGGGCACCTGAACTCCACCAACTGTGTGATCACGCAGCCGCTGACGGGGGAGCTGGTGGTGGAGAGCGCCGAGGCGGCCGTCAAGAGCATCGAGCTGCAGCTCGTGCGTGTGGAGACCTGTG GGTGTGCTGAGGGCTACGCCAGGGACGCCACAGAGATCCAGAACATCCAGATCGCCGACGGCGACGTCTGCAGGGGCCTGCCCATCCCCATCCACATGGTGTTCCCCAGGCTCTTCACCTGCCCCACCCTGGAAACAACCAACTTCAAAGTGG aGTTTGAAGTGAACATCGTGGTCCTCCTGCACGACGACCATCTCATCACAGAGAACTTCCCCCTGAAGCTCTGCAGGATGTGA